A portion of the Candidatus Manganitrophaceae bacterium genome contains these proteins:
- a CDS encoding tetratricopeptide repeat protein, whose protein sequence is MKNKIQFLLVLVTTLWVALGHPAFAEEPTPAAPAASSEAPAPAPPAPEAEATVAPKAAPAVSFESLLEARQLPAFKTDHGIERSDLAAGYLLLKAEEAMGEGRLSDAERLGEMAVEFSPDSPLPQFFLSRLAWDKNKTDLPGVVKHYLAALRLGALDFWFAHAVVGTALVLVLSALLLNLLTFILYSLFTYSPLWIHRICEGSRGYFHPLFAWFIFVAILVVPFLLGLSIFWFVLFSFLLFWGFYSRSEKVAALALLAVLGTLTWSLPFLFTFFTAKSDLPFNELIRYQQRDFFWSPPRLDVARTDGRGTVVDAAYHTQEGDYGPAELLYQKILVERPGSVLALNNLGNLAFYRKEYPKAVSYYKQAIAASPGLVSAHYNMSLAYREMLSFEEGTKEYNVAKGLDAGKVEEYTRKSVLFPTLPLIDERFDPRALWRETVIPNAAHLSAAEKIWQGMAGDLPLKRSPLIALCWLLILALSPFLLGGLYNASFCVICRKALCSRCQRTVLSYRVCGQCGTQFKSIKKSDLALLEGEEKKVQRRLFPFFLLPGGGHLVMKKAGTGFIFLLLFYFVVSYLWLGEILFSSTQWHLDGARSIGVPLALFILYALSTLDLLRIWSKQTWL, encoded by the coding sequence ATGAAAAATAAAATTCAGTTTCTTCTCGTCCTCGTGACGACCCTCTGGGTCGCGCTCGGGCACCCGGCGTTTGCGGAAGAGCCGACCCCGGCCGCACCGGCCGCTTCATCGGAGGCGCCCGCTCCGGCGCCGCCCGCGCCGGAGGCCGAAGCAACGGTCGCGCCGAAGGCGGCGCCGGCGGTTTCATTCGAATCGTTGCTGGAGGCCCGGCAGCTCCCTGCGTTTAAGACCGATCACGGCATTGAGCGCTCCGACCTGGCCGCAGGCTACCTTCTGCTCAAAGCGGAGGAGGCGATGGGGGAGGGACGCCTCTCCGACGCCGAGCGCCTGGGGGAAATGGCGGTGGAGTTCTCGCCCGACTCCCCCCTCCCGCAGTTCTTTTTGTCGCGCCTCGCTTGGGATAAAAACAAGACCGACCTGCCGGGCGTGGTGAAACACTACCTCGCGGCGTTGAGGCTGGGGGCGCTTGATTTCTGGTTTGCGCATGCCGTCGTCGGGACGGCGCTGGTTTTGGTCCTCTCGGCGCTCTTGCTCAATCTGCTCACCTTTATTTTGTACTCTCTTTTTACCTACAGTCCCCTTTGGATCCATCGCATTTGTGAGGGATCGCGCGGCTATTTTCATCCCCTTTTCGCCTGGTTTATTTTCGTCGCGATTCTGGTCGTCCCTTTTCTTTTGGGGCTGTCGATCTTCTGGTTTGTCTTGTTCTCTTTCCTTCTCTTCTGGGGCTTCTACAGCCGCTCCGAAAAGGTGGCGGCGCTGGCGCTGCTCGCCGTCCTCGGAACGCTCACCTGGAGTCTTCCCTTTCTCTTTACTTTTTTTACGGCGAAGAGCGACCTGCCGTTCAACGAATTGATTCGATACCAACAGCGGGATTTTTTCTGGTCTCCCCCCCGGCTCGACGTGGCGCGGACGGACGGGCGCGGCACCGTGGTCGACGCCGCCTATCACACCCAGGAAGGGGATTACGGCCCGGCGGAATTGCTCTATCAGAAAATTCTCGTCGAGCGTCCCGGCTCGGTCCTCGCGTTGAACAATCTCGGCAACCTCGCCTTCTACCGGAAAGAATATCCGAAGGCGGTTTCCTATTATAAACAGGCGATCGCCGCATCGCCGGGGCTCGTCTCTGCCCACTACAACATGAGCCTCGCTTATCGCGAGATGCTCTCCTTTGAGGAGGGGACGAAGGAATACAACGTTGCAAAAGGACTCGATGCCGGCAAGGTGGAGGAATATACGCGGAAGAGCGTCCTCTTTCCGACCCTCCCCTTGATCGACGAGCGATTCGACCCGCGGGCGCTCTGGCGGGAGACGGTGATTCCGAATGCGGCCCATCTCTCCGCGGCCGAGAAAATCTGGCAGGGGATGGCGGGCGACCTTCCGCTCAAGAGATCGCCGCTGATCGCCCTCTGCTGGCTGTTGATCCTCGCCCTTTCTCCCTTCTTGCTCGGCGGTCTTTACAACGCCTCCTTCTGCGTCATCTGCCGGAAGGCGCTCTGCAGCCGCTGTCAGAGAACCGTCCTGAGTTATCGGGTCTGCGGACAGTGCGGGACACAATTCAAATCGATTAAGAAGAGCGACCTCGCCCTCTTGGAAGGGGAAGAGAAGAAGGTTCAGCGCCGGCTCTTTCCGTTTTTTCTCCTTCCGGGGGGCGGCCATCTGGTGATGAAAAAAGCGGGGACCGGTTTTATTTTCCTCCTCCTTTTCTATTTTGTCGTCAGCTACCTTTGGCTCGGTGAAATCCTCTTCTCATCGACGCAGTGGCATCTGGACGGGGCGAGATCGATCGGCGTTCCCCTCGCGCTCTTTATCCTCTATGCCCTCTCGACCCTCGATCTTCTCCGTATCTGGAGCAAACAGACATGGCTTTAG
- the pgsA gene encoding CDP-diacylglycerol--glycerol-3-phosphate 3-phosphatidyltransferase: MNLPNILTIIRVLLIPFFIFFFSQASLRSEIIAGIIFLVASLTDLLDGYLARRTSQVTQFGKFLDPVADKLLIVSALVLLVGNGRVPAWVAIVIIGREFAVTAFRAIASSEGIIIAAEGTGKYKMFLQTVAIIFLITDLPSPHFHQIGLVFLFAAMLLAIYSAGQYFIKFGRQVNLLKVK; this comes from the coding sequence ATGAATCTCCCGAACATTCTCACCATCATCCGGGTGCTGTTGATCCCGTTCTTTATCTTTTTCTTTTCTCAGGCGTCGTTGCGCTCGGAGATCATCGCCGGGATTATTTTCCTGGTGGCGTCGCTGACCGACCTGCTCGACGGCTATCTCGCCCGCCGGACGTCGCAGGTCACCCAGTTCGGAAAATTCCTCGATCCGGTCGCCGACAAGCTCCTCATCGTCTCGGCCTTGGTTCTTCTGGTCGGAAACGGCCGGGTGCCGGCGTGGGTGGCGATCGTCATCATCGGCCGGGAATTCGCCGTCACCGCCTTCCGCGCCATTGCGTCTTCCGAAGGGATCATCATCGCCGCGGAGGGGACCGGGAAATACAAGATGTTCCTTCAGACGGTCGCCATCATTTTCCTGATCACCGACCTTCCCTCCCCCCATTTTCATCAAATCGGCCTCGTTTTCCTCTTCGCCGCAATGCTGCTGGCGATCTATTCCGCGGGACAATATTTCATTAAATTCGGCCGGCAAGTCAACCTTCTTAAAGTCAAATAG
- a CDS encoding KpsF/GutQ family sugar-phosphate isomerase, whose amino-acid sequence MILEEGKRVLKIEAQAILDLIERMDGRFVEAVELCYNSKGRMVVVGMGKSGLIGKKIAATLASTGTPAFFLHPAEGIHGDLGMVSKDDLALLISNSGETEEILRILPSLKRLNLKIITMTGSIKSTLAKLSDVILDISIKEEACPLGLAPTASTTATLAMGDALAVALLQKRGFKQEDFASFHPGGSLGRRLLFKVEDAMQTGNDIPKVSEETPMREVVLEMSAKKLGMTTVLDDAGKLVGVITDGDLRRLIRKIDHEGREIFSLPAKEVMSRNPKTILRGSLTAQAIHLMESHSITALIVAGADGQVDGILHLHDLLRRGAV is encoded by the coding sequence GTGATCTTAGAAGAAGGAAAGCGGGTTCTTAAAATTGAAGCGCAGGCGATCTTAGACCTGATCGAGCGGATGGACGGCCGGTTCGTCGAGGCGGTCGAGCTTTGCTACAACAGCAAAGGGCGGATGGTCGTGGTCGGGATGGGCAAATCGGGGCTGATCGGGAAAAAGATCGCCGCAACGCTGGCGAGCACCGGCACCCCCGCCTTCTTCCTCCATCCCGCAGAGGGAATCCACGGCGATCTCGGCATGGTCTCTAAAGACGACCTCGCGCTGTTGATCTCCAACAGCGGCGAGACCGAGGAGATCCTTCGGATTCTGCCGTCGCTCAAGCGGCTGAACCTGAAAATCATCACGATGACAGGCAGCATTAAGTCGACCCTCGCAAAGCTCAGCGACGTCATCCTCGATATTTCGATTAAAGAGGAGGCTTGCCCGCTCGGTTTGGCGCCGACCGCCAGCACCACGGCGACCCTCGCGATGGGAGATGCGTTGGCGGTCGCACTGCTTCAAAAGCGGGGATTCAAGCAGGAAGATTTCGCCTCGTTCCATCCCGGCGGGTCGCTCGGCCGACGGCTGCTCTTCAAGGTCGAAGATGCGATGCAGACCGGAAATGACATTCCGAAAGTCTCCGAGGAGACGCCGATGAGAGAGGTGGTGCTCGAGATGAGCGCCAAGAAACTGGGGATGACGACGGTCTTGGATGACGCCGGGAAGCTGGTCGGGGTGATCACCGACGGCGACCTCCGGCGTCTGATCCGTAAGATCGATCACGAAGGGCGCGAGATTTTTTCTCTGCCGGCGAAAGAGGTGATGAGCCGAAATCCGAAAACGATTTTGCGCGGGTCGCTGACGGCCCAGGCGATCCATTTGATGGAGTCGCACTCGATCACGGCGCTGATCGTGGCGGGCGCCGACGGACAGGTCGACGGCATCCTCCACCTGCACGATCTGTTGAGACGGGGAGCGGTTTAG
- the kdsA gene encoding 3-deoxy-8-phosphooctulonate synthase, whose amino-acid sequence MTLGDGHFFLIAGPCVIESEDLVLKTGEQIARIAAAHQVPFIFKSSYDKANRSAVDSFRGMGMEEGLRILQKVKQEIGAPVLSDVHGPEEATAAAEVLDVLQIPAFLCRQTDLLLAAGKTGKVVNVKKGQFLAPWEMANVVEKVESTGSRKILLTERGASFGYNNLVSDMRSLVIMRRTGYPVIFDGTHSVQLPGGGGKVSSGQREFVLPLTRAAVATGCDGLFLEVHPSPDQALSDGPNQIDLSQLDQLLSQVKRILEALKETEIRSRKSE is encoded by the coding sequence AGATCTGGTTCTCAAGACCGGCGAGCAGATCGCCCGGATCGCCGCAGCGCACCAGGTCCCGTTCATCTTCAAGTCTTCGTACGACAAGGCCAATCGAAGCGCGGTCGACTCGTTTCGGGGGATGGGGATGGAGGAGGGGCTTCGCATTCTTCAGAAGGTGAAACAGGAGATCGGCGCCCCGGTCCTCTCCGACGTGCACGGCCCGGAGGAGGCAACCGCCGCCGCGGAGGTGTTGGATGTGCTGCAGATCCCGGCCTTTCTCTGCCGGCAGACCGATTTGCTCTTGGCCGCCGGGAAGACCGGCAAGGTGGTGAACGTGAAAAAGGGACAGTTTCTCGCGCCGTGGGAGATGGCCAACGTCGTCGAAAAGGTCGAATCGACCGGGAGCCGAAAGATTCTATTAACCGAGCGGGGAGCGAGCTTCGGCTACAACAACCTGGTGAGCGACATGCGCTCGCTCGTCATCATGCGCCGGACCGGTTATCCGGTGATCTTTGACGGCACCCACAGCGTGCAGCTTCCGGGAGGGGGGGGGAAGGTCTCCTCCGGCCAGCGGGAGTTCGTCCTGCCGCTCACCCGCGCCGCGGTCGCCACCGGCTGCGACGGCCTCTTTCTTGAGGTCCATCCCTCGCCCGATCAAGCGCTGTCGGACGGTCCGAACCAGATCGACTTGTCGCAGCTCGACCAGCTCCTCTCACAGGTGAAGCGGATCTTGGAAGCATTAAAGGAGACAGAAATCAGGAGTCGGAAGTCAGAATAA
- a CDS encoding lysophospholipid acyltransferase family protein, whose amino-acid sequence MKVWKKILRSLIFFSLTSIAFLTRRLSWKWGVRLGGAIGTVLFYSLRRERARSLEGLRIAFGTGKSDAELYHIMRRSFQNLGKGLIEILNFDHLKPEEIGSLIAVEGEEYLDQAEQEGNGTILITGHIGNWELMAAVLALRGYPLHVIAAPLYDPRIDEWIVRLRARFGVETISRGSPSSSKKILGVLRKKEILGLLIDQDTKVNGVFVNFFNKKAYTPAGAAELALRSGAATMMCFVTRLPNGRHRITIEKPMTLVQSADHAKDVEINTARFTSRIEEHVKQYPDQWIWMHRRWKTKPEKVGS is encoded by the coding sequence ATGAAAGTGTGGAAAAAAATTCTTCGTTCTCTGATCTTCTTCTCGCTCACCTCGATCGCCTTCCTGACCCGTCGTCTCTCCTGGAAATGGGGGGTCCGCTTGGGGGGGGCGATCGGAACCGTTCTCTTCTATTCTCTCCGGAGGGAACGGGCCCGGTCGCTTGAGGGCCTCCGGATCGCCTTCGGCACCGGCAAAAGCGATGCAGAGCTCTATCACATCATGCGGCGCAGCTTCCAGAACCTCGGCAAAGGCTTGATTGAAATCCTCAACTTCGATCATCTGAAACCGGAGGAGATCGGCTCGTTGATCGCCGTTGAAGGGGAGGAGTATCTCGATCAGGCGGAACAAGAGGGGAATGGAACGATTCTGATCACCGGGCATATCGGCAACTGGGAGCTGATGGCGGCGGTGTTGGCGCTTCGCGGCTATCCGCTCCATGTGATCGCCGCGCCGTTGTACGACCCCCGGATCGATGAATGGATCGTTCGCCTTCGCGCCCGCTTCGGGGTGGAGACGATCAGCCGGGGAAGTCCTTCTTCTTCTAAAAAGATTTTGGGGGTCCTGCGGAAAAAAGAAATTTTGGGACTGCTGATCGACCAAGACACCAAGGTCAACGGGGTCTTCGTCAACTTCTTCAACAAAAAGGCATACACCCCGGCCGGCGCCGCGGAGCTTGCCCTCCGGAGCGGCGCGGCGACGATGATGTGCTTCGTCACCCGGCTTCCAAACGGCCGGCACCGGATCACCATCGAGAAGCCGATGACGCTTGTCCAAAGCGCCGACCATGCGAAAGATGTAGAGATCAACACCGCACGCTTTACCTCCCGGATCGAGGAGCATGTGAAGCAATATCCCGATCAATGGATCTGGATGCATCGGCGGTGGAAGACCAAGCCGGAAAAGGTGGGATCTTGA
- the plsY gene encoding glycerol-3-phosphate 1-O-acyltransferase PlsY has protein sequence MLALGSIIAAYLLGSVPVGLIVSRSTEGIDPRKGGSKNIGATNVMRVAGKKAAALTLLGDLLKGLLPVVGARLLGLPEEALLFVGFAAIVGHIFPLFLKFKGGKGVATSFGVFLGLSPIIALSALVIWIAAAWLTRYSSVGALSAFGALPLLAYLFKPDTKFILFSSIISILVYIRHKENIQRLLSGQEKQAHRR, from the coding sequence ATGCTCGCCCTCGGATCGATCATCGCCGCGTATCTCCTCGGGTCGGTCCCGGTCGGGCTGATCGTCTCCAGATCGACCGAAGGAATCGACCCCCGAAAGGGGGGGAGCAAGAACATCGGGGCGACCAACGTCATGCGGGTGGCGGGGAAAAAAGCCGCCGCCCTCACCTTACTCGGCGACCTTCTCAAAGGGCTTCTGCCGGTCGTCGGCGCCCGGCTTCTCGGCCTGCCGGAAGAGGCGCTCCTCTTCGTCGGCTTTGCGGCGATCGTCGGCCATATTTTTCCCCTCTTTCTCAAGTTCAAAGGGGGAAAGGGGGTTGCGACGAGCTTCGGCGTTTTTTTAGGGCTCTCTCCCATCATCGCATTGAGCGCGCTCGTCATCTGGATCGCCGCGGCATGGCTGACCCGGTATTCTTCCGTGGGGGCTTTGTCGGCCTTCGGCGCCCTTCCTCTCTTGGCCTACCTCTTTAAACCCGATACAAAATTCATCCTCTTCTCCTCCATAATTTCAATTTTGGTGTATATTCGTCATAAGGAGAACATTCAGCGGCTCCTTTCCGGACAGGAAAAACAGGCCCATCGTCGATGA
- a CDS encoding DUF4388 domain-containing protein, whose amino-acid sequence MALEGSIEEFGLPEIFQMIVLQKKEGILMLTHEKTSLSIEFKQGEIIAAGNGDNDARLADLLIKAEKIGAEKLKTVLKEQKKTKRPFIQILSEVGKIAPDDLKKLNRTLMEESVFELFEWKTGSYKFEPEKTAFDAKFVAPLGTEFVLMEGVRRIDEWPMLKRKISSREMVFEKIETAPVEAAPVDTVEEKNEDSFESMGELSSSSEEESEGAWLLPWIDGKRTVQQVIDHSQAGAFPVYKGLCDLLAEGKVTLKEAPQKGQTRKGKSLSFKELSRQQQAIRIFSNTIAGAALIAASIFFSRSVYLSVSSALRPLAEIYALRTGLERDTLFFAVDLYYLKHHRYPDSLQQLVAENFLKSDRERKIDLTKWNYTPNGSSFTLIHR is encoded by the coding sequence ATGGCTTTAGAAGGATCGATCGAAGAGTTTGGACTCCCTGAGATCTTTCAGATGATCGTCCTCCAGAAGAAAGAGGGGATTCTGATGCTGACGCATGAGAAAACCTCCCTCTCCATCGAATTTAAGCAAGGAGAAATCATCGCCGCGGGAAACGGGGACAATGATGCCCGTCTCGCCGACCTGCTGATCAAGGCGGAAAAAATCGGCGCCGAAAAGCTAAAAACCGTTTTGAAGGAGCAGAAAAAAACCAAGCGGCCGTTCATCCAAATTCTCTCCGAGGTCGGAAAGATCGCCCCGGACGACCTCAAGAAATTAAACCGAACCCTCATGGAAGAGTCGGTCTTCGAGCTCTTCGAGTGGAAGACCGGCAGCTATAAATTTGAACCGGAGAAGACCGCTTTCGACGCGAAATTCGTTGCGCCGCTCGGCACCGAATTCGTCTTGATGGAAGGGGTGCGCCGCATCGACGAATGGCCGATGCTGAAAAGGAAAATCTCCTCCCGAGAGATGGTCTTCGAAAAAATCGAGACCGCTCCGGTCGAAGCGGCTCCGGTCGACACCGTCGAAGAGAAAAATGAAGACTCGTTCGAATCGATGGGAGAGCTCTCCAGCTCAAGTGAAGAGGAATCCGAAGGGGCCTGGCTGCTTCCCTGGATTGATGGGAAACGGACCGTTCAACAAGTTATCGATCATTCACAAGCGGGCGCGTTTCCGGTTTATAAAGGGCTCTGCGACCTCCTCGCCGAAGGAAAAGTCACCCTCAAAGAGGCGCCGCAAAAAGGGCAAACAAGGAAAGGAAAATCGCTTTCGTTCAAAGAGCTCTCCCGGCAGCAGCAAGCGATCCGCATTTTTTCAAACACGATCGCCGGCGCCGCCCTGATCGCCGCATCGATCTTCTTTTCACGCTCCGTCTACCTTTCGGTCTCAAGCGCGCTGCGGCCGCTCGCGGAGATCTACGCCCTTCGCACCGGATTAGAACGTGACACCCTTTTCTTCGCGGTCGATCTCTACTACTTGAAACACCACCGATATCCCGATTCCCTTCAGCAACTCGTCGCGGAAAACTTCCTGAAATCGGACCGGGAAAGAAAGATCGACCTGACCAAATGGAACTACACCCCCAACGGATCTTCTTTCACATTGATTCATCGGTGA
- a CDS encoding HAD hydrolase family protein: MTDGTLYFDAAGNEIKGFSIYDGHGIRLLQKAEIGVGIISGRTSAVVTWRAKELGIEEVHQGRRDKVAAYEMIREKNHLADEAFAYIGDDVIDIPLLRRVGLSIAVANAVDAVKREVDWITQKKGGEGAVREVIDFILSVQRPKQKTGGA, encoded by the coding sequence ATGACCGACGGGACCCTTTATTTCGACGCCGCAGGAAATGAGATCAAAGGGTTTTCGATTTACGACGGCCATGGGATCCGGCTTCTCCAAAAGGCCGAGATCGGCGTCGGGATCATCTCGGGCCGGACCTCCGCCGTGGTGACATGGCGGGCGAAAGAGCTCGGGATCGAAGAGGTGCATCAGGGCCGCCGCGACAAGGTGGCGGCGTATGAAATGATCCGGGAGAAAAATCATCTCGCCGATGAGGCGTTCGCCTATATCGGCGACGACGTGATCGATATTCCTCTCCTTCGGCGGGTCGGCCTCTCGATTGCGGTGGCCAATGCGGTCGATGCGGTCAAGCGGGAGGTCGATTGGATTACCCAGAAAAAGGGGGGGGAAGGGGCCGTCCGGGAGGTGATCGATTTTATCCTCTCGGTTCAACGGCCGAAACAGAAAACAGGTGGAGCGTAG